One genomic window of Miscanthus floridulus cultivar M001 unplaced genomic scaffold, ASM1932011v1 fs_527_1, whole genome shotgun sequence includes the following:
- the LOC136532122 gene encoding probable purine permease 11: protein MGDAGEIQLQIAGIRGQEAGGDDHGQRAENGGACPATEAPRPPLSKRLAWWAVVLINIVFILGGQGVATLLGRIYYDQGGNSLWMQTVVQSCGTPLAIPLLLYFRFRTRPSSSVAAAANRPPLVKIAAIYAGLGVLLAGDNLMYSYGLLYLPMSTYSIICASQVSFNAVFAYFLNKEKFRALVLNSVVLLTFSAALVGVNHGSDETGSSIPKGKFPAGFALTLSASALFSLILSLTQLTFDEVLKSDTLRTVLEMQFWSNTAAACVSVAGLFASGEWRTIAGEMEAYKKGELAYAMTLAWTAVSWQLCTMGLMGLVAAVSSLFTNVISSVGTPLSPVIAVIFLGDRIDGVKLMAMLIGVWGLLSYVYQHYLDDRAKAKKIAEKSDEQNQAAKISAE from the exons ATGGGTGACGCTGGTGAAATTCAGCTGCAAATCGCAG GTATCCGAGGCCAAGAAGCTGGTGGAGACGATCATGGACAGAGAGCAGAGAACGGTGGCGCATGTCCTGCAACTGAGGCGCCGCGGCCACCGCTATCGAAACGGCTGGCGTGGTGGGCGGTGGTCCTTATCAACATCGTGTTCATCCTCGGCGGGCAGGGCGTGGCCACGCTCCTTGGCAGGATTTACTACGACCAGGGTGGCAACAGCCTGTGGATGCAGACGGTGGTGCAGTCCTGCGGCACGCCGCTCGCCATCCCGCTGCTCCTCTACTTCCGGTTCCGGACCAGGCCGTCCTCCTCCGTGGCGGCCGCGGCTAATCGGCCACCGCTCGTCAAGATCGCCGCCATCTACGCCGGCCTGGGCGTCCTCCTCGCCGGCGACAACCTGATGTACTCGTACGGCCTCCTGTACCTGCCGATGTCAACCTACTCGATCATCTGCGCGAGCCAGGTCTCGTTCAACGCCGTCTTCGCGTACTTCCTGAACAAGGAGAAGTTCCGGGCGCTCGTCCTCAACTCCGTCGTGCTGCTCACCTTCTCGGCCGCGCTCGTCGGCGTGAACCACGGCTCGGACGAGACCGGCAGCAGCATCCCGAAGGGGAAGTTCCCGGCGGGGTTCGCGCTGACGCTGTCGGCGTCGGCGCTCTTCTCCCTGATCCTGTCCCTGACGCAGCTGACCTTCGATGAGGTGCTCAAGAGCGACACGCTCCGCACCGTGCTGGAGATGCAATTCTGGAGCAACACCGCCGCGGCGTGCGTGTCCGTGGCCGGGCTGTTCGCCTCCGGGGAGTGGCGCACCATCGCCGGAGAGATGGAGGCGTACAAGAAGGGGGAGCTGGCGTACGCGATGACGCTGGCGTGGACGGCCGTATCGTGGCAGCTGTGCACGATGGGCCTCATGGGGCTGGTCGCGGCGGTGTCATCGCTGTTCACCAACGTGATCAGCTCGGTGGGCACGCCGCTGTCTCCGGTCATCGCGGTGATCTTCCTCGGCGACCGGATAGACGGGGTGAAGCTGATGGCCATGCTCATAGGAGTGTGGGGGCTCCTGTCCTACGTTTATCAGCACTACCTCGACGACCGTGCCAAGGCTAAGAAGATAGCCGAGAAATCTGACGAACAAAACCAAGCTGCAAAAATCTCCGCAGAATAG